Part of the Onthophagus taurus isolate NC chromosome 11, IU_Otau_3.0, whole genome shotgun sequence genome is shown below.
ttattatttcaaatccCAGAACGCTAATTACAAATGATGTTAATGTAAAATGAAGAACCACTTGGCTTCCAAAAGCTTCATTAACCCTTTTTAAATACTCTATTATCTCAATGTGATATTGCACGGCGAAGCGAACACGACTTCGACTTTCTTCTATGTTATTCTTGACAACCATATCAATCATAAATCGatgtaaatgttttaattgattttcaatATGCATCATAATCCCACAAATTAAAACAGTTATCGTTACAATTAAAATCGAAGTCATGCTACCAACgtaaaattgatataaaaaaaccaCTTGGTGCATTGGCCAACTATCAAAACGAAAAGGTAACCTAAAACGGACAATCATCGAACAAGGAACTCCGTATTGTTCCATACTTTTTGGTTTGTGTTGTTCGCAGTAGTCGATAACGAAGAGAGGAGCTATCGAATAAATTAACATTCCGGCGATTGAGTAACCAATTAATAGTTTTGAATAGAAATTTGTTTCTTGGTCAATTTTTATTGCGTCGACCCCAGCGAATTTTTCGAATACTTCGATATCATCTACTAaggattttattttctcgCGGTTTTTTGTGAAACAAATTGCCATGTAGACCATACCGAGTACGCAAACTGCTGCCAAAACGCTTTGAATTTGGATTATTATGTTTACGTCGtcttctaaaatttaaaagaaaagggAGGGTTTATTTAGTAAGGTTCAAAAAGAAttcgtaaaataaaattaatacaataatatgcCTTCAtagtaaaatataattttataaaattaattttgttttttcgttGAAGAGTACCAGAAATTTTAGCCAAATTTTTACGTTTCTACACCGCTCATGTTGGTGAACTTGATTATATTTAGTACGTTATACatatttagtaatttttgaaaagataaTAAGAAAACGAATTATACCATTAATGTAATAACTAAATTTAGGCATTCTCCAATTACTCATGGCCATAGTCAACTCATGCCAAGCAAAGGGAAACTTAGTTTGTGTACTtccttatttatcatttatgtCCACGTCGTCAACAATTCTCTTCAAGCTATCATTCTTTCGTCATAGGCTCAATACACTCCCACAGAATGTCCATCTTAGCCTTTCCCATACACACACATGCCGTTGGTGTCTTGTAACATTCATCAGCCTTACAGTTTTGACAGTTATAGTTATTTCAGCCCATTTAGTTCTTCACTCCTCGTTATTTCTTTCCTTAATTTGCCTCTTAGAGACACTTCTCATTCTTCAATCATCCTACATCCCCAGCCGATCTCAATATTCTTAGTATACGGTTTGTGGAAAAAAATGATTGCTACCCTTGAAAGATTTGAGAAGGCCTTTGATAAGGTTAACCATTCAATGCTTTTAGCTCTTCTGCGCTATGTTGGTCTGTCCGACTCAGCGGTTTTGCTTTTGGAAAGTTTCCTATCCAATCGTGCTCAGATAGTAAAATTGAACAATGTATCTTCATCGTCACTGCCTGTGAGAGTGGGAGTGCCACAGGGGTCTATTCTGGCTCCTCTATTGTTTTCCTTGTATACATCCCAGTTGCCTAAGTGCATTCAATATTCGTCGATACACATGTACGCAGATGATACCCAAATTTACATAACCTTTCCAAAGGAACACCTCGCTTCTGCTTGCTCAAAAATAAATGCAGATCTGAACGCTATTTTAGATTGCTCGCACAAGATGGCACTAACTCTCATGCCACTAAATCTAAGGTAGTCATCTTTGGTAACTTGGACTCTGATAGTGTCGGTATATTTTTGGGTGGAGAGAGGCTGGTAGTGTACCCTGAGTCAAAAAATCTGGGTGTGCTTGTCGACAGCAATCTGCGATTCAGCAGTCATGTCCCTGCTTGCGTGAAAAAGGCATATGGTGTTCTTAGATGCCTCTATCAACGCCgacacattttaaatataattacaaaGAAACGTTTGTGCGAAACACTTGTTCTGTCAAATTTTGTGCATTGTGCTGCCATGTATGGTCCATGTTTAACTGGGTATGAACTTCAACGTATTCAAAGGGTTCAAAATAGCTGTCTTCGTTTTATGTATGGCGTTCGTAAGCGTGAAAATATTAGTCACACATTGGTTACTGCAAAATGGTTAAATATCAGAAACAAATTCAAACATCAGTTCTTGTGTCTTGTGCACAAGTTAATTACTACGGGGACTCCACCTtacttatataataaaatcaccTATAGGACCGATGTTCATAACTTGAATCTTAGACACAAAAATACTATCGCCGTTCCTGCTCACAGGAAAGCTCTTTTTAGGCGCTCTTTTTCATATAATGTGGCCAAGGAGTATAATTCCTGTCCTcctgaatttaaaaataaaagtctatccgtttttaaagttaacttgCGTAACACTTTGTTTCGGCTTCAGATAGGTCAACATAATCCTTATGCTGCCTCAGTGCTCTGACATTGGGTTGTTATCTATTTATTGGTTATATACGGAATCATttgaattgattaatttaattgcggaaaacaattgaatatgTAATTATTAGTCGTTCTCAACTCTAGGTTGAGTTGAACAGATGGCTTCCATCGCGATGAATGCCAATCTGGACTCCGCCTATTGTAATTAGTTTCACATATAGAatgaatttttcatttattttttttttctttatattattgtttaacttttttatgttgGTTATTGCGGTCAATAaagtactattattattattttagtaaGTCTGCCTTTCTGTAGTTATACCTATGATCACAAATCTGTACCAACAGACTTGGTTGCCAGTAAACTTAGTCCATACCAGCTAAATTTGCGATTTTTGATGCGATATCAACTTCTTCATTAGAAATTTTGACTTAGAATCTTGGTCACTTAATGAGAAAATTCATTTCATTGCAAGGCGGCTTGGTATTGTTAGCTAGTCTGATTGTGGAACATGTGTTAAGATGCTACTTTACCTTTTACTTGTAGATATCTGTTGGAGTGATCAAAACATATCTAGAAATGATAAAACttataaatgaagaaaatctCCAGACCTTAACACTGCTAATGAACAAAATGTATAGCACGGGAACCTTCCCAGAAAATTGGCTTATCGATTACGAAAAAGCGTTTGATCGAGTAAAACATACAGAACTGATGGAAACTCTAACACAATATGGTCTAGACTTTTAAAGTGTGGCCCTTATTAAGAACATGTATTGGAAACAAATAGCATCGATCAAAATAAACGATCTGACAACAGACATGTCGACAAGAAGAGAAGTGCGTCAAGGTTGCTTTCTTTCTCCACTATTATTCAATATATATTCTgaaaaaatctttcaaaatgTCCAAAACAGAGATGTATGTAAATAACTTAACCCCAGCTGACGACACAGTCATTATTGCAGACAGTGCTGAGGGTTTGCAACGACTTTTGAATGCCATGACCAGGGAAAAAGATACTCTAGGAttgaaaataaacataaaagtaATGGCTGTGACACGTATGCCAAATCCCTGCATTAATATTCGTATCTACAACAACAAGATAGAACCCATACACAGATTCCAGTATTTCAATTGATGGATAATAGATCATTTTGATGTTTGATACCGATTTGTGAAAACGTACATCTATTGTTATATGGAAGGGAAGCATGGGTTCTTGGAGTTAATGGTATGAAGAGGAGTTTTCCGAAAAATGTGTTGGATGGAGCAGATCACCAACGATGAGGTGCTACGAATTATGACAAGAATCTGACAGAGAAGTCTTAAATATGTCTAAAATATCTAGGACATATGTGTAGAGgacaaaaatacaactttCTACGACTCATAATGGAAGGGAAAGTTGAAGGAAAAAGGGTTCCAGGGAGGAGAGAATGCTCATGGTTGAAGAATGGATTGAAGCATGGACACTATTGGCATTCACTATTAAGAACAGCACAAAATAGAGAGCACTTTGCCGAAATTATCGCCAACCTTCAATAATGGAGAAGGCACcttaagaagaagaagatcaATAATAGAATTAAAGCATGATTCAAGCTTCTAGCATGATTCAAGACTACATTTAGTGATATCATTTAACCAACCAGAGTAACAACAAGATGAtcctctttaattttaaagagaacgttagatttgtataataataataataatagacttTATTGCCAAATCAAGTGGCTCTACTTAGAAAACGTTTTACTATTCATACGattttgataatattaataaaaataactaaatatgCGACTAAATAGAATGAAATTCACCTACATTAACCCGCggtgtaaaaatataaaaatataatcatGATTAGCTTCTCTTATTTTCAAtgcataaattttctttatttaatttgaatttcttGTGGCGATATTTCTTGGAAGACGGCGATGTTGGTTCATCTACTCTGCAGCTATGGTATCGAATAACATGATCACGTGTTTTGGTGAAACCAGGTCATAATTCTTCAAAACAATGCTATCGAAGAGCTTCGGTTATCACATTGATATAATTAGCGAAGAACCTAATTATCTTATACAAAAATGATATTAGCCTCTTAAATTAAGAGAACGTCAATACATTACCCAAGAAGATTCGATATCGCTTCGATtcgtttcttttaaattttaacctaaacATCTCTTGCAAACTCCATTTATATCctcaaaacataaaattcctgtttaaaaatgaaactgaCATATTTCAAGCGttctttgtaattttc
Proteins encoded:
- the LOC111414826 gene encoding odorant receptor 4-like, producing the protein MVYMAICFTKNREKIKSLVDDIEVFEKFAGVDAIKIDQETNFYSKLLIGYSIAGMLIYSIAPLFVIDYCEQHKPKSMEQYGVPCSMIVRFRLPFRFDSWPMHQVVFLYQFYVGSMTSILIVTITVLICGIMMHIENQLKHLHRFMIDMVVKNNIEESRSRVRFAVQYHIEIIEYLKRVNEAFGSQVVLHFTLTSFVISVLGFEIIMVGNVPESLRYTLHLCGWVVLLYLLSYYGQRVMDEGFEVANAAYNGLWYTTSADIQKDIRLIIARSQQPLTLKAMYLGSMTVSTFLKVLSSAYSYFTLLLNIRK